The following coding sequences lie in one Trypanosoma brucei gambiense DAL972 chromosome 7, complete sequence genomic window:
- a CDS encoding arginine N-methyltransferase, putative: MPPKQHRHQKKDKNDNALQNTIGFVPPGATLASVSGYRPPDAFVNRIDRNIPVPARLRHTPVSLIEAVNDFHYAMMNDEERNNFYYEVLKKHVTPETGVLEIGAGSGLLSLMAAKLGAKWVVAVEGSEELAKLARENIRANNMEHQVKVLHMMSTELKPKHLPEPPDVLLSEIFGTMMLGESALDYVVDVRNRLLKPTTKIIPQFGTQYAVPIECDALHRISSVSGWRDLDLKHMMTLQDTVSIVFAKHYGIRMNSVNFRRLSDPIELFRVDFSSSNRNDISRRKHFDVVAKESGTAHAMLFYWKVTDDEFVMSTDPEDTVNNFPRDMQWGQALQLLDASNGPLPTPVVFTEGKNYNFECNFSGDRVILHMQLCPESGNGEMTECEGKTT, translated from the coding sequence ATGCCCCCAAAGCAGCACCGCCACCAAAAGAAGGACAAGAACGACAATGCGTTGCAGAACACAATTGGGTTTGTTCCTCCTGGAGCCACTCTCGCCAGTGTGTCCGGTTACCGTCCCCCTGACGCCTTTGTTAACCGAATCGATAGAAATATACCGGTCCCCGCCCGCCTGCGCCACACACCAGTTTCCCTCATTGAAGCGGTGAATGATTTCCACTACGCAATGATGAATGATGAGGAACGCAATAATTTCTACTATGAGGTTTTGAAGAAACATGTGACTCCAGAAACTGGTGTACTGGAGATTGGTGCTGGATCAGGTTTACTGTCTCTCATGGCCGCTAAGCTTGGTGCGAAGTGGGTTGTTGCAGTGGAGGGAAGCGAAGAATTGGCGAAGTTGGCACGTGAGAACATCCGTGCTAATAATATGGAACATCAGGTAAAGGTTCTTCATATGATGAGTACAGAGCTCAAACCAAAGCACTTACCCGAACCACCGGATGTTCTTTTGTCGGAGATATTTGGAACGATGATGCTTGGAGAGTCGGCACTAGATTATGTTGTGGATGTGAGAAATAGGTTACTGAAGCCAACAACGAAAATAATTCCACAGTTTGGAACGCAATACGCCGTCCCCATCGAGTGCGACGCTCTTCACCGTATTTCATCTGTATCGGGCTGGCGTGACTTGGACCTGAAGCATATGATGACATTGCAGGATACCGTGAGTATTGTCTTTGCTAAACACTACGGTATCCGTATGAACAGTGTGAACTTCAGGAGGTTAAGCGATCCCATAGAGCTATTCAGAGTCGACTTTAGCTCCTCGAATCGGAACGATATTTCTCGGCGAAAGCACTTCGACGTTGTGGCTAAAGAGAGTGGAACGGCCCATGCAATGTTGTTCTACTGGAAAGTTACCGACGATGAATTTGTCATGTCAACGGACCCGGAAGACACAGTCAACAACTTCCCACGTGATATGCAGTGGGGTCAGGCGCTTCAGCTGTTGGACGCCTCTAACGGCCCTCTGCCCACACCGGTTGTATTCACCGAGGGAAAGAATTACAACTTTGAGTGTAATTTTTCGGGAGACCGCGTGATTCTTCACATGCAGCTCTGCCCCGAAAGTGGGAACGGTGAAATGACTGAGTGCGAGGGCAAAACAACCTGA
- a CDS encoding 2,4-dienoyl-coa reductase-like protein, whose product MPLGIVAAPVARKATSLFSPIAIGANNRVVLPNRFVMLPMYLNIEQELDMWSDAHMDAMGTFFAERARNGAKLIVCGGLGVSRLGKWRVDSMSFDTRDAAKALSRVTEAVHKEGGLILAQALHPGRAARRRWFVSSTSTPSPVQPFPQAHPWRVPGMLLEYIVSEHERFARLAEAAGFDGIEIPVSEGALLHNFLSPAVNDRNDRFGRSLDGRIEPTLRTLDAVRRSLSDPEKFLLSVRLCVHDLKVGGTSMAETVAVAEALARFGGVDMLSTSVGMHDSPVQTMASYVPQATFARCVQHVREQLHLRGVILPVVATHRVHSIAVAERLLKDGVCDLVGVGRPLLADPQMIRKAEEGHTEDIIPCIACNHCVNRLYKHQRMTCALNPFSGYERERRCTPALFKKSIAVVGAGAAGVTCALTLWRRGHDVTLFEKSNYVGGQLNLAKVVPGKESYQEILEYWTRQLRESAINVRLGAEFTREEMARNHQFFHAVVLCCGSVPRPATSHQLPGTSESRLVVPFEKILNGSVRAGRRVVIIGNGAISHDVASYLLHDPRVSRSIHEYCDEWGVNLDDGSLDPQAVFRVPRNNRDVVLFNKADKDADLSRGRGWTQKLWIRNHGGTIIKHGLVENIDGNGVHISMVPPDSRKFFVQCDTIVWAYGMLPNISVGTWIYEWMKDGAKKRGEMIRDFSIYNAGSCRDSYSGEGHGEQDLLQAVHEGYEIGYKI is encoded by the coding sequence atgcCGCTAGGGATTGTTGCTGCTCCTGTAGCTCGCAAAGCCACTTCGCTCTTTTCACCGATAGCTATCGGGGCAAATAACCGTGTTGTGTTACCCAACCGTTTCGTTATGTTACCCATGTACCTCAATATCGAACAGGAGCTTGACATGTGGAGCGACGCTCACATGGATGCCATGGGTACATTTTTCGCAGAGCGCGCAAGGAATGGTGCCAAGCTAATCGTATGTGGTGGATTGGGTGTCTCCCGTCTCGGAAAGTGGCGGGTGGATAGCATGTCATTTGACACCCGTGACGCAGCAAAGGCCCTATCGCGTGTGACGGAAGCCGTGCATAAAGAGGGCGGACTTATCCTTGCTCAGGCCCTTCACCCTGGCAGAGCGGCGCGTCGGCGAtggtttgtttcttccacctCCACGCCATCTCCCGTCCAACCGTTTCCTCAGGCACATCCGTGGCGCGTTCCGGGAATGCTACTGGAGTACATTGTGTCCGAGCATGAGCGATTTGCTCGGCTAGCGGAAGCAGCAGGTTTCGACGGTATTGAAATACCAGTCAGTGAGGGCGCCTTGTTACACAATTTTCTCTCACCTGCCGTCAACGACAGGAATGACCGCTTTGGTCGCTCACTTGATGGGAGAATAGAGCCCACGCTCCGGACCCTTGACGCGGTGCGCCGCTCTCTTTCGGACCCTGAGAAGTTTCTTCTCTCTGTACGGTTGTGCGTGCACGACCTGAAGGTGGGGGGAACCTCCATGGCTGAGACCGTTGCGGTGGCTGAAGCGTTGGCGCGCTTTGGTGGTGTGGACATGTTAAGCACCAGTGTCGGAATGCACGACTCACCCGTGCAGACCATGGCTTCGTACGTTCCGCAGGCCACGTTCGCTCGGTGCGTACAACACGTACGCGAACAACTGCATTTACGTGGGGTAATTCTTCCTGTCGTTGCCACACATCGGGTGCATTCCATAGCTGTAGCAGAGCGATTATTGAAGGATGGTGTATGTGACCTTGTTGGTGTTGGGCGGCCGTTGCTTGCTGACCCGCAGATGATCCGAAAGGCAGAGGAAGGTCACACTGAGGATATCATCCCCTGCATTGCGTGTAATCACTGTGTTAATCGTCTGTACAAGCACCAGCGCATGACGTGTGCGCTTAATCCTTTCAGTGGTTATGAACGGGAGCGCCGGTGCACTCCTGCGCTGTTCAAGAAATCGATAGCCGTTGTTGGTGCAGGTGCTGCGGGTGTTACGTGTGCACTCACGTTATGGCGCCGTGGTCACGATGTTACACTGTTTGAAAAGTCGAATTACGTTGGCGGGCAACTTAACCTCGCGAAGGTGGTCCCTGGTAAGGAGTCCTACCAGGAGATTTTGGAATACTGGACCAGACAGCTACGGGAGTCGGCCATTAATGTAAGACTTGGCGCGGAGTTCACCCGGGAAGAGATGGCTCGAAATCACCAATTTTTTCACGCTGTAGTACTTTGCTGCGGAAGCGTGCCACGTCCCGCTACATCTCACCAGCTTCCCGGAACATCTGAAAGCCGCCTCGTTGTGCCTTTCGAAAAGATTCTTAATGGTAGTGTCCGCGCGGGTCGAcgcgttgttattattgGAAATGGTGCGATTTCGCATGATGTGGCCTCGTATTTGCTCCACGACCCGCGTGTGTCACGGAGCATTCACGAGTACTGCGACGAATGGGGTGTTAACCTCGACGATGGCAGTCTTGACCCACAGGCTGTCTTCCGAGTGCCGCGTAACAACCGCGATGTGGTGTTATTTAATAAAGCGGACAAGGATGCTGATCTTTCGCGGGGGAGGGGTTGGACGCAAAAGCTGTGGATTCGAAACCACGGTGGTACTATTATCAAACATGGCCTCGTCGAAAATATCGACGGAAACGGCGTTCACATCTCTATGGTGCCACCAGACAGTCGCAAATTTTTCGTTCAGTGTGATACCATTGTTTGGGCGTATGGGATGTTGCCGAACATCTCCGTGGGAACGTGGATTTATGAATGGATGAAGGATGGTGCAAAAAAGCGAGGGGAAATGATTAGGGACTTCAGCATATACAATGCGGGGTCGTGTCGTGATAGTTACAGTGGTGAAGGACACGGAGAGCAGGACCTGCTGCAGGCCGTGCATGAGGGGTATGAAATCGGTTACAAGATTTGA
- a CDS encoding glucosamine-fructose-6-phosphate aminotransferase, putative, whose translation MCGIFGYILHRIPCTTRDVLNVLLDSLQRMEYRGYDSAGLCVDDVKSKKHIVVRSVGNISKLRERVFSGCADLDFNAQLENHEGIAHTRWATHGPPSEANCHPQASNNMEFVVVHNGIITNFMTIKQMLLEEGYHFSSDTDTEVIVVLAEHIFSKDHSISFADLAGKVMAELDGAYALLIKSVHFPGELIACKEASPLVIGLQNGKSNGTASGIANGSVMNKLFFSSDVASFLPYTQEVIFLEDGDVAHYSKGALTLYNDATPVSRTSQTVDVSPEGLCKGAYPSFMLKEIYEQPESVSRSMRDRIDFNTREVTIKEMSDGVRTTLLSARRLMLVACGTSFHSCVAARPIFEELLPNISITLENAPDLLDREPRIGSDDVCVFVSQSGETADTLMALQYCKKYEAMIVGLTNVPGSSVLRLSDFALLLNAGVEVGVASTKAYTSQVVVLTLLALFLSKENCSGNSSHSHGGSQSPIQKRRLEIIDGLAALPGALSHCLKCTNDVATKLAEELCDAKAILILGRGYDYATALEAALKVKELTYIHTEGIHCGELKHGPLALVDEHSTIVAFCPHDKFLGRSKSAIQQVKARGGRVVAITTEPDAELVSATSRCVEVPAIVDCLQGIVNVVPLQLLAHHLAVRRGLNVDCPRNLAKSVTVQ comes from the coding sequence atgTGCGGGATATTCGGTTACATTCTTCACCGCATTCCCTGCACAACCCGTGATGTCCTCAATGTGTTGCTCGACAGTTTACAGCGCATGGAATACCGCGGTTACGATAGCGCGGGTTTGTGTGTTGACGATGTGAAGTCAAAAAAGCATATTGTGGTGCGCAGCGTAGGAAACATATCAAAGCTTCGGGAACGCGTTTTCAGTGGTTGCGCCGATTTGGACTTTAATGCACAGCTGGAAAATCACGAAGGAATAGCGCACACTCGTTGGGCAACGCACGGACCGCCGTCCGAGGCAAACTGCCACCCACAGGCAAGTAATAATATGGAGTTCGTCGTGGTTCACAATGGCATCATCACTAACTTCATGACCATCAAGCAAATGCTGCTGGAAGAGGGATACCACTTCAGCAGTGACACGGACACGGAAGTAATTGTTGTGTTAGCTGAACATATCTTTTCGAAGGATCACTCGATTAGCTTCGCTGACCTTGCCGGGAAAGTAATGGCAGAGTTGGATGGTGCCTACGCACTGTTAATTAAATCCGTCCATTTCCCTGGGGAACTTATAGCGTGTAAGGAAGCCTCGCCGCTGGTAATAGGCCTACAAAACGGTAAGAGCAATGGAACAGCAAGCGGAATCGCAAATGGGTCTGTTATGAACaagttgtttttctcctccgACGTCgcctcctttcttccttataCGCAGGAGGTTATTTTCCTAGAAGACGGCGATGTGGCCCATTACTCAAAAGGTGCTCTGACGCTTTACAATGATGCCACACCAGTTAGTCGCACATCACAAACTGTCGATGTGTCACCCGAGGGACTCTGCAAGGGGGCATATCCAAGTTTCATGCTGAAGGAAATATACGAGCAACCGGAAAGTGTGTCACGTTCAATGCGTGATCGGATTGATTTTAACACACGTGAGGTTACAATCAAAGAAATGAGCGATGGTGTTCGCACGACGCTGCTCAGCGCCCGCCGCCTGATGCTGGTGGCGTGCGGAACCTCATTCCACAGTTGCGTTGCTGCAAGACCGATATTTGAGGAGCTTTTACCAAATATTTCCATTACACTTGAGAATGCGCCGGACCTCCTTGACAGAGAACCGAGAATAGGGAGTGATGATGTTTGCGTATTTGTCTCTCAGTCCGGTGAAACGGCGGATACCCTCATGGCTTTACAGTATTGCAAGAAGTACGAGGCAATGATTGTAGGACTAACAAACGTACCGGGCTCAAGCGTGCTGCGACTATCTGACTTCGCCCTGTTGCTCAACGCTGGTGTGGAAGTGGGCGTTGCATCCACGAAAGCATACACATCACAGGTTGTAGTTTTAACGCTGTTAGCCCTTTTTCTAAGCAAGGAAAACTGTAGTGGGAACAGTTCCCATTCACACGGTGGCAGTCAATCACCAATACAAAAACGACGCTTAGAAATTATCGATGGGTTGGCGGCTCTTCCGGGAGCACTTTCGCACTGCCTGAAGTGTACTAATGATGTTGCCACGAAATTGGCCGAGGAGTTGTGTGATGCGAAAGCTATCCTTATTCTTGGTCGCGGCTATGATTACGCCACCGCGTTGGAGGCTGCTTTGAAGGTTAAGGAACTAACTTACATCCACACAGAGGGTATCCACTGCGGCGAACTCAAACACGGGCCTCTTGCTCTAGTGGATGAGCATTCCACGATTGTAGCTTTTTGTCCCCATGATAAATTTTTGGGGCGCAGCAAAAGTGCCATTCAACAGGTAAAAGCACGCGGTGGGCGTGTGGTGGCCATAACGACAGAACCGGATGCGGAGTTGGTTAGCGCTACTTCGCGTTGTGTGGAAGTTCCAGCCATAGTGGATTGCCTTCAGGGCATCGTGAATGTAGTGCCATTGCAGTTACTCGCCCACCACCTTGCAGTGCGACGTGGCCTAAATGTGGACTGCCCGAGGAATCTTGCGAAGAGTGTAACGGTTCAAtga
- a CDS encoding cell cycle associated protein MOB1, putative, with the protein MEKHKEGTERYNLHKFAKSLVRSGDLSAAVKLPQGADLNHWLSVHTVDFYNITNVLYGSLTEFCTNSSCPVMSSGPRYEYLWRDPPEYPKATKVSAPEYVRLLMEWIERQINDERVFPSEDRNPYPPDFADRVKACFKRLFRVYAHVYYSHFAKIRELQEESHINTALKHFMYFVWEFDLIPREEVSPLRELLVNLMGQRAKEKLEVP; encoded by the coding sequence ATGGAAAAGCATAAGGAAGGAACTGAACGTTACAACCTCCACAAGTTTGCCAAATCACTTGTGCGCTCAGGTGACCTCAGTGCTGCTGTAAAGCTACCGCAAGGTGCCGATCTGAATCATTGGCTTTCCGTACACACTGTAGATTTCTACAACATCACTAATGTTTTGTACGGCTCTCTAACAGAGTTTTGCACGAACAGCAGTTGTCCTGTCATGTCGTCAGGTCCACGCTATGAGTATTTATGGCGTGACCCGCCGGAATATCCAAAAGCAACGAAGGTGAGCGCACCGGAGTATGTGAGATTGTTGATGGAGTGGATCGAACGGCAGATCAATGATGAACGTGTGTTTCCGTCTGAGGATCGTAATCCCTATCCACCAGATTTCGCGGATAGGGTGAAGGCGTGTTTCAAGCGACTGTTCCGCGTTTATGCACACGTTTACTATTCCCACTTTGCGAAGATTCGTGAGTTGCAGGAGGAATCTCACATCAACACCGCACTGAAACATTTTATGTATTTTGTGTGGGAGTTTGATCTGATTCCTCGTGAGGAGGTGTCTCCGCTGCGTGAATTGCTGGTAAACTTAATGGGTCAGCGCGCGAAGGAAAAGTTGGAGGTTCCGTAA